TCGAAGTCACCGCCACGAACGCCGGGCATCGTCAGCATGGCGCCGTTCCACGTCCCGTCAACGCGCTGCGACAGAGCAAGCGACAGCGCGGGCTCATACGAGTACGGAAGCGAAGCCATAGAAACGGGCAGGCCGCTCAAGCGAGCGACCTCGATGCTGGCGCGATACTGTATGGGAGCTATCGCCGAACTGAATATCCAGGACAGCGGGAAGACTACCGGTTCTGCGGGAGATTGTGGGACAGGCGCTGGTACGCCCGGCATCGTCGGAACGGTCACAGCGCCCTCGCCATCGCGGTAAGTCGTTGGAGGACAACGCAATAACGGGCAACACCCAAGGCGCCCGGCCTCCGGGCCTAACGATATCAGGTTTTTGTCCGGGCGCCAGAGGGCTCGACGGCGGCAGCGGCGGACGTCATCTGTTCATAAGTCGTTGCTGGGCTTCACGGTGTCAAACCTGTGACCGTGTCGTAAGTGCCCGCCCTCTTAACGCCGAGCTCGCGAGTACGTCCACCATCGCGAATCACCATGAGCGTGCGTTTGCACGCGTTAGACCTGGACGGGAGGCAATATGTTGAGGCTACGACTAGCGGCGTTTGGCGCCGCGATGGCAGTCGCTCTTGCAGCAGCCACTACCTCAGCGCAGACGGCGAGTCCGCCGGCGCGGCAAGACATCCGTCACGACACGCGCGACATTCGTTCGGACCGTCGCGACATTCGCGCCGACACCAGAAACGTGCGCCACGATCGCCGCAGCTTACGAGCCGACGGTCACCGGTTGGTGCGCGATCGGCGAGCCATCCGTCACGATCGCCGGCAAGGAAATCGCGCCCGGCTGCATGCGGACCGCCGGCACTTCCGGCACGACGTCCGGCGAAGCCGGCACGACCACCGCGCGCTCCGACGGAATCGGCTTGACCGGCGTAGCAACGCACGTGACCTGAGAGCCGATAAACGCGATCGCCGGCGGGACGTGCGAGCTCGTCAGTGAGGCATTTTGCTGCGGCCGGCCTCGGGTCGGCCGCAGTCGCTCGCGCCAAGGGTTGTCGCCGCCGAGGAGATATGTCCCTGCCGGTACGAAGTTGGCTTGTGGACGGGTTCTCGAACGGTCATCTTGACGGCAAGACCCTCTCAGCGCCGGAGCATGATCGAGAGCCTGCTTACACGACCGGTTCACAAGGTATCCGACCGCGTCCGCTTTGACGGGCGAGTCTTGTTCCTTACCGAGTCTCCAGAGTTGGTCAAGCGCCAGCTAGCGGGCGAGGATCTGCCGTTCGATCCTCGCGCGCCGGCCGGAACGCCGCTGCACCCGAAGCTGCGCGACAACATCTCGACCGACGAGATCACACCAGCGTACATCTGCTACTACTTCGACGAGACGCTGGGAGACTTCCCGTACCTCGGCCTCAAGTGCGGCGACGAATTTCCCATCGTGCGCGGCTCGGTCCGCGCGGGGCACTTCGTCGCGTCCGTGTCCGGCAAGCGACGGGGCAAGGGCTCGTCGCGGGAGCAGTCGCCTTACGCAGAGCTGGTTGCGGGTATCAAGCTCGTCATCGCCGAGAACATCGAGCGCATCTATCGGGAGAACTGTCAGAACCTCGGTGTGTTCACGTCCACCGATTTCGGGTTGATCGAGCGCGTGCGCCGCGGCGAGGACATTCCCCTCTCCGAATTCACCAAGGACGAAGGCGGGATATCGCGGGGCATCATTGAATACGGCGGCCTGTTCAACTACAACCTCGCCAGGCTGCAAGGAAAGGTCGCCGTCCCCACGGTCACCACGCCGCGGCGCCCAATGACGATCGCCGAGAAGATCTTTGCGAAGCATTGGGTGGCGGACCCGTCGAGCGGGGCGATCGGGGTACCGGCGGTCAAGCCGGGAGATCAGGGGTTCGTCCGGACGGACATCCGCTTCAGCCACGAGTACGTGACGCCGATGGCCGCGATCTTCTTCGACCAGTTGGTCGGACCGGACGAACCGGTGAATGATCCGTCGTCGGTGTTCTTCTTCCGCGACCATCTCACGTTCCTGGACCAGGTCATGCGGCCGGAGCACGTGCAGATGGGGCTTCTCGACGTGGCCAACCAGCTCGAGAGCAAGCAGCGCGAATTTGCTGCCGCGAAGGGCATCAAGCTGTACGGCCAGCTCGACCATCGCCTGAACCTGCACGGCGCGCTCGCCGCGGCGGGCTCCGAGGCGATCTGCCACTCGAAGATTCTCGAGGCGCACGCCCAACCGGGTCAGGTGATCATCGGCTCGGACTCGCACACACCGCACGCGGGCGCCGTGGGCTGCATCGCGTTCGGCGTCGGCACGACGGCGATCTTCAATTCCTGGATCACGAACGACGTGCGGGTCGAGGTGCCGAAGTCCTTCAAGGTGGTCGTGCGCGGCCGCAAGCCGCCTAACATCACGGCCAAGGACTTCATGCTCGAGATTCTGCGCCATCCGTACATCAAGAGCGGCGAGGCAATCGGGCAGATCATCGAGTACGCGGGCGAGGCGGTCGAGGCGTTGTCGGTCGATGAGCGCGCGACCATGACGAACATGGCCGCTGAGGTCGGCGCCTTCACCGGCATCATCGCGCCCGACGAGCGCACGGTCGAATATCTGGTTGCCCAACGCGGCATGAGCGCCGAGTCGGCGCGCGCCTTGTGCGACGGTCTCAGGTCGGATCCGGATGCGTCCTACGTGAAGGTGATCGAGATCGACGCATCCACTCTGCGTCCCATGCTCGCGCTGCCCGGCGACCCGGGCAACGGCCTCTACGTGGACGAGCTGCCCGGTGAAGTTCGGATCGACATTGCCTACGCGGGCTCGTGCACGGCGGGCAAGAAGGAAGACATGGACATGTATGCCCGCGTGTTCGCGGAGGCGCTGGAGCGGGGCGAGCGTGTCGCGCAGCACGTCCGTTGCTTCATCCAGTGCGGGTCGCGCGAGGTGTTCGAGTACTGCCAGGAGCGCGGCTATGACCGAGTCTTCGCGGACGTCGGCGCAACGTTCGTCGAGCCCTCGTGCGGCGCGTGCATCAATGCGGGTCCCGGCGTGTCGCGCACGAAGGAGGAGGTCACGATCTCTGCCATCAACCGCAACTTCCCCGGTCGCTCCGGTCCGGGACAGTTGTATCTGGCGTCGCCGTACACGGTGGCCGCTTCGGCGATTGCGGGTCGCATCGTCGAATGGACGTCGGGACACGACGAGCGCGACGCCGCACGCACCGATGAATTGGTCCACGCCTGACGGGGTCGCGGCCGAACGCGTCGCGACCGTTGCCAGCGGTGTGTTCATGTCCGGCGTTCACCGAACGGCGCTGCACTCGTGATCGCGCATGCGGGGTGAGTTCGTCGACGTAGGGGGCGCGCGCATCTATTACTACGCCACGGGCACGCGGGGCGCGGGCGAGCCGGTCGTACTCATTCATGGCTTCCCGACCTCGTCGCATTTGTGGCGCGACGTGGCGCCGCTGATCCCCGAGGGCCACCGCGTGGTGGTGATCGACCTGCTCGGCTACGGCCGGAGCGATCCGCCTAACGGACGCGATCTGAGCATCAAGGGCCACGCCGAGCGCGTCATCGGACTGCTGGACGCGCTGCGCATCTCGTACGCGTCGATCGTCGGACACGACCTGGGTGGTGGGATCGCGCAGTACCTGGCCGTGCGGCATCCGACCCGCGTGGCCCGGCTGGCGCTCATCGACTCGGTGGCATTCGACGACTGGCCAACGCGGCAGCTCAAGCTCGCCCGCACCACGCTGCCGCTGACGCGCTTCCTGCCGGCAACGTGGATTCTATCGATGCTGCGTTCGGAGCTCGAACGGGGCTACGCGCACGAAGACAACGGCGCCCGGTCGATCGATATCTACGTTCGACCGTTCTGCCACCCATCGGGACGCGACGTGCTCGTGTCGCACCTCGAGGCGCTCGATGCCGAAGAAACGATCGCCTTGCAGCAGCGGCTCAAGGACATCGTCGCGCCGACGGCGATCGTGTCGGGCGCGCACGACCCATTTCTGCCGCCGGCGTTGGCGAAGCGCCTGCAGGCCACCATACCCGGCTCGTCGCTCGACATCATCTCGGACGTGCGGCACTTCACACCCGAAGAAGCCCCCGAGACGATCAGCACCATTCTCTCGGCCTGGTTGCAGCGTTAGGCGATCGATTCGCGCTCGGGGCGGCGATGGCCTCGACGCGCCAATCTAGATTTTGCGCACTTCGTCCGCTGCCTCGAGCACGTGGCCGATGTCCCGTGAGAGAGCGCGCGCTTCCACCGTCGCGCTGTTGACTTCTCCGATCGCCGACTGGACGCCGGAGGCGCGCAGCTTGAGCAGATCGAGCTTGAGGTTCCCGAGCGCGATCCCGACGCTCTCCAACTGCCCAACGAGCCGCTCGCGGCGCGACGTGAGCTGCAGCAGCGATGCGTGCTGCCGCTCGAGCAGCGACAGGCGGCGCTCGTGTTCGGTGGTCGCATCGGGCTCGCGCTTCACAGTGGCGATCCGCTGCTCGAGCTCGCCCATCGCCGACGGCGACAGATCGCGATCGAGGTGATGCAGCATCTGCGCGATCGATGCGGTGCGCTGCGCCAATCCATCCACGGTCGGTTCGACATCGGGAATGAGATCGCGATCGGCTTTGCCGAGCGATGCGATGATGGCGAGGATCGTGGCGCGATCGGCGGCCGCTCGACGGACGGCGTCACCGTGAGGTCCGGCGAGCACATCCGGAGGCGCGAGCCTGGCCGCATCGACTTCGGCTTGCGACGGGCCGGGCAGCGCCGGCGCGGCGACACCCGGCCCAACGGTGCGCACGGCATCCGGATCGGGCTTCTTGAAGATGCGCTTCCAGGTGATGCCCTCGGCCCACAGCGCGCTCCATTGTTTCATCACCGACGCGCCCATGGCTAACGCAACGAAGAGGAACCACGGAAACTCGGGCGACGTGAGCACGTTGATGCCGGCCAGCATGACGACGACGATCCCGGTGCTGGCCAGATTCCGCCGGAAGACCGTGATGCGCTCTTCGATCGGCCGCGACAAGAACCGTTCGGACCGGGACATCCGCCGCAGGTCGCGCGCCGACAGCGCCTGGGCGGCATAGTGCAGCGGTGGAACGACGGCCGACGCGCCTAACGGTTGCGGCGCGATGATCGGCGGCGGGCGCGTCGGCGCCGGATTCGCCGGCGCCGCATTCGCCGGCGCGACGCGCGTGTTGTCCGCGGGCGGCGGCCAGGCACCGGCCGGCGGCGCGATGCGCGGCGGCGCCGAGGCCGGCGTGTGCTGCCACGGCACGCGCGGCGCTTCGTCGCGCAGCAGCGCGTCGCGGAACGCCGTCGCGGTCGGCCACCGATCTTCGGGACGCTTCACCAGCGCGCGCGCGATCGCGCCCTCGAGCGGCGCCGGGATGTCGGGCCGCAGCGAGCGCAGCGGCCGGGGCGTCTCACTGATGTGCTTCATCATCATGGCCGGCGTGTTGCTGGCATGGAACGGCAGCACGCCGCTCAGCGCCTGATAGGCTACCACGCCCAACGAATAGATGTCGCTGCGGCCATCGACGTCCCGCTCGCCTAACGCTTGCTCGGGCGACATGTAGGCCGGCGTGCCGACGGCGATCCCGGTGACCGTGAGGCGCGAGTCGGCCTCCACCGCGCGCGCGATGCCGAAGTCGGTGACCATCGGCCGGCCGCCTTCGCGCTCGATCAGAATGTTGTCGGGCTTGACGTCGCGGTGCACGACGCCGTGCGCGTGCGCGTAGGCGAGCGCGCCCGCGACGTCGCCGAGGATCCGGCGCGCATCGGCGATCGAGAGCGGACCACGGGCAATGCGCGCGGCCAAACTCTCGCCGTCGACCAACCCCATCACGAAGAACACGATGCCATCGCGCTCGTCCACCGAAAAAATGGGCACGATGTTCGGATGGCTCAGCTGCGCGGCCGTCTGCGCCTCGCGCAGGAACCGGCGCTTCACGTCCTCGCGAAACGCCAGCTCGGGAGGGAGCACCTTGATGGCGACGGGGCGTTTGAGCCGCAGATCCATCGCGCGGTACACCACCGCCATCCCGCCGCGTCCAACTTCGGCGTTCACCTGATACGCATCGCCGACCGCCGCGGTCACGCGATCGCGCATGGGATCCGTCACACGCTACCGCGCTCCGCGCGCCGCGGCTCGCCGCGCTTCGTCGACTCCGCCAACGGCCGCGTCCACCTCGTCGGCCAGATTCCGCGCGCGCTCGGTGAGCAAGGTGATGTGCTGACTCACGCTGGCCACGCCGCCGGCGCGCAAGCGCAGCACGTCGACGCGCATGCCTTGCAGCGCGAGCGCGCAGCTCTCGAGCTTGGCCCAGGTGTCGGCGCGGCGCTTGATTGCGTCCGCGACCGCGCGACGGTCGCGTTTGAGGCGCGCCAGCCGCCGCACGCGGTCCTCGCTCGCGGCGTAGTCCAACGGGTTGGCCTGCGCTTCGAGCGTCGTGATCTCACGCTCGATCCGATCCGCATCATCGGGATGCGACGTGCGATCCAGGTCGACCAACGACAGCGCCAGCGACTGCACCCGATGGTACAGCCCTTCCGCGGCCGGCACGACGCCGTTGACCAGATTCTGGTCGGACGCAGGCAGCGACATGACTAACCGAAGAATCTCGCCGCGATCCACTTCCGCTCGGCGCACGGCGTCCGTGTACCGTCCGAAATCCGCCGACGGCGTTCCGCCCGGCGTGGTGGGCGACGGCAGCGCGGCACGCGCCGCTTGTTCGCGCAGGCGCAGCTCTTCGCGCTTTTTCTTGTCGAACACCGATTGCGCCTGCTCGACGGTCTCGGATGCCACATCGATCAGCCGGCGGTCGCGCGGCTGATGAAACACGTCGCGCCAGTCGTATCCCGCCGACCAGAGCCGGGAATACCGGGCCGCCATGATCATGCTCCAGATGACGGTGACGAAGAGGAGCCCGGAGCTCCAGAACACCGACGCGAGCACGATGACGAGGTTGACCGAGAAGTACTTGAGGAACTGCGACCGGAAGTGCGACACCTCGGGCGCCGACCAGCGCGCGATGTCGTCCGGCGTCGGCGCGCCGTGACGCGCTTGGTTAGGCACGAGGCCGGCGGGCGCCGGGTAGGGCGCGACCGGCAGCGGCGACGTCGCCGGCGGGCCCCACGTCGCCTGCGACATCGTCGGCGAGGATCCCCACGCGGTTTGGGGCGCGGTCGTCTGCGACGAGCGCGCCGGCATCTGGCTCGTGTCGCCCGACATCACGGCCTCGAACGCGGCGGCGCTCGGAAACCGGTTGGACGGCTCCTTCTCCAGCAGCGCCATGATGGCGGCCGAGAGGTCCGGGGGCACATCGGGACGCACCTGGTCGAGCGGCGCCGGCCGCTCCGAGATGTGCTTCATGAGCATCGCGGCCGTGCTCGATGCCTGGAACGGCAGCTGTCCGGCCAGCATCTGGTAACCCACGATGCCTAACGAATATAGATCGCTGCGGCCGTCGATCTCGCGGTCGCCGGCCGCCTGCTCGGGCGACATGTACGCCGGCGTGCCGATCGCGACGCCCGTCGCCGTCAGACGCGAGTCGGCGCCCTCCTGGATCGCGCGCGCGATCCCGAAGTCGGTCACCATCGCGCGACCGTCCTCGCCCAACAGAATGTTGTCGGGCTTGATGTCGCGATGGATCACGCCGCGCGCGTGAGCGTACGCGAGCGCGTCGGCAACCTCCCGCAAGATGCGCCGAGCTTCATCGACCGGCAGCGGTCCGCGCTCCACCAATCGCTTGGCCAGCGTGTCGCCATCGACACAGGCCATGACGAAGAACACGAGCCCCTCGCGTTCGTCGACGCTGTAAATCGGAACGATGTCGGGGTGGCTGAGCTGCGCCGCCGTCTCCGCTTCGCGCAGGAATCGCGACTTGATCTCGCCGCGAAAGCCGAGCTCCGGCGGCAGCACTTTGATTGCTACCATCCGTTTGAGCCGGCGGTCTTTTGCTCGATAGACGATGCCCATCCCGCCGCGGCCCAGCTCACGATCGAGCTCGTAGTTAGCCGCCAGCGCGCGCTCGACGAGCGCGTTCAGTTCGGCATCGGAGGAAGTCGCGGTCGGATCGAGCACTAAATGGGTCTGTAAGGGAATACAAGATGCTTAGTGTACCATGCCCGGCAGCGTCTGAAAAGACGACCCGGTCGTCGTGGCAGTTGCATTACGTCAAAGCGACGGGAAGAAGTTGCAAATCCTGCCCGCGAGGCGTACCTCATGCCGGTGCACGAGGCGCGGAACCTGTGCCTCGGCGCGTCGATTCACGCTGTTGGACAGTACTCCAAGAGATCATCCGACATGGCACAACGACAAACACTACCAGTTCTACCGCTTCGGGGAACGGTGATATTCCCGGGCCTCACGCAGCCGATCGCGGCTGGGCGGCCGGGCACTTTGCGCGCCATCGAAGCGGCGCTCAAGGCGGACCGCCTGGTGTTCGCGGTAGCGCAGCGTGACAATACCGACGAGCCGTCACCCGACATTCTCTATTCGATGGGTGTGATCGCCCGCATCGGGCAGGTGCAACGCGGATTGGGCGGCGTGCAACTGCTTCTGCAAGGCGAGCAGCGTGCAACGTCACTTCAATACACCACAACCGACAACTATCTCGCGGCGGTCGTCGTGCCGGTGGAGGAAATGAATCCACTGGACGAGCACGACCCGGCGTTCGAGGCGCTGCACAAGGAGGCGCGTGAGCGCGCGGCCGAGCTCGGCGAGAAGCGTGGGCTGCCCGAAGAAGTCGTGCACCAGGTGCTGGACTCGGTGACGGAGTCGGGCAAGTTCGCCGACCTCGTCGCGGGCTACATCGATTTATCGGTGCCCGAGAAGCAGGGTCTGCTCGAAACGTTGAGCGTCGAAGAGCGGTTGCGCCGCGTGCTCGTGCACGTGCAGCGGCAGATCGGCCTGCTCGAGGCGCAGGAAGAAATCAAATCGCAGGTGCAGGAGGAGTTGGGCCAGCGCCAGCGCGAGATGTATCTGCGCGAGCAGATGAAGGCGATTCAGAAAGAGCTGGGCGACGACGACCAGAGCCGCGAGATCGAGGAGCTGAGAGAAAAATTGTCGAAGCTCGAGCTGCCGAAGACGGCGCGGCAGGAAGTCGAGCGCGAGTTGGGCAGACTCGAGCGCTCGGGCCGGGAGTCGATGGAAGCGCAGGTGATTCGCACGTACCTCGAGTGGATCGCCGAGCTGCCGTGGAATACGCGGTCGGACGACAATCTGGACCTCAAGCACGCGGCCGAAGTGTTGGACGAAGATCACTACGGTCTTCCGGACGTGAAGGACCGCGTTCTGGAGTTCCTGGCGGTGCGCCAGTTGCGCGCGCAGGAGTTGGCTGCGGAGGTCGAGAAGACGGGCGAATTCCCCGCGGCGAAAATCCGTCCGCGGCGCGACGAGGCGACGCCGTCGCTCACGCCGACCGACGACGGCCGGACGATCACCGACAAGCGCGAGGCGAAGGCGCGCGCGATGGCGAAGGGTCCGATCCTGTTGTTCGTCGGCCCGCCGGGGGTGGGCAAGACCAGCATCGCGAAGTCGATCGCCCGTGCGTTAGGCAGAGAGTACGTGCGCGCCTCGTTGGGCGGCGCGCGCGACGAAGCGGACATCCGCGGCCATCGCCGGACCTACGTCGGCGCGATGCCCGGCCGCATCGTGCAAGGGATGAAGCAGGCGGGCACCAAGAACCCCGTGTTCCTGCTCGACGAGGTCGACAAGCTCGGGGTTTCGTTCCAGGGCGATCCGGCGAGCGCGCTGCTGGAGGTGCTGGATCCGGCGCAGAACGACACGTTCACCGATCACTATCTGAACGTGCCCTTCGACTTGAGCGAAGTGTTGTTCATCGCGACGGCCAACTTCATCCAGAACATTCCCGCGCCGTTGCTGGACCGCATGGAAGTGGTGGAGTTCTCGGGCTACACCGAGCGCGAGAAGGCCGAGATCGCGAAGAAGTATTTGATTCCGCGGCAGCTCGAGGAATCGGGGTTGGGCGGCAAGGGGGTCACGTTCGACGACGATGCGGTAATGCGGGTGGTGAGCAGCTACACGCGCGAGAGCGGCGTGCGGCAGTTGGAACGTCAGATCGGGGCGGTGGCGCGCAAGGTGGCGCGGCGGATCGCGTCGGGCGAGGAGGTGCCGCACGAGCTGACGCCGGGCGATGTGCGCGAGCTGCTGGGGCGGCCGAAGGTGCACCCGGAGCACGCGGCGGAGGAGAACGAGGTGGGTGTGGCCACCGGCATGTATTACACGCCGGCGGGCGGCGACATCATGTTCGTCGAGGCGGCCGTGCGGCGGTTGTACGGTGCGGCGTCGCCGGGCAGCATCACGGAAAGCGGTCCGTTAGGCACCGTGTCGCTCATTCTCACCGGCCAGTTGGGCGATGTGATGAAGGAGTCGGCGCGGGCGGCGCTCACGTATGCGGCCACGCATGCGCGGCGTCTCAAGATCGCCGAGGATGGGCTCGGCAGCATCGAGGCCCACATCCACGTGCCGGCGGGGGCGATCCCGAAGGATGGTCCATCGGCCGGTGTGACGATGGCGACGGCGCTCGTGTCGGCGTTGTCGGGCGTGCCGGTGCGCCGCGACGTGGCGATGACGGGAGAGATCACGCTGCGGGGCCGCGTTCTGCCGATCGGCGGCTTGAAGGAAAAGGTGCTCGGCGCACACCGTGCCGGCATCACGACCATCATTCTGCCCAAGGAGAACGAGGCCGATCTGGAAGACATCCCGGAGGAAGTGCGTCGGGTGCTGTCCTTCCACCCGGTGACCACGCTGGATGAAGTATTCGCGATCGCGCTGGCGCCTAACGGCGCCGGCGCGAACGCGCATCCGCCCGTGGAAGAAGAAGAGCCCGCGGGCGCGCGCTGACGCGCCGCCTTACTGGATGAGGCGCTTGGGCTCGGCCGGCGCGGCGCCGGCCGCGTCGTCGTGAACCGGCCGGGTGCCGGCCGGGGGCAGCACGCCCGGCACATCGACGTCCAAACCGCCCAGACTCCGCTTGAAGTCTCGAATGCCTTTGCCTAACGTCGCCCCCAGCTCGGGCAGACGGCGCGGGCCGAAGAACACGAGCACGATTCCCAGAATCAACAGCAGTTTATCGATGCCGATGTCGCCGAACACGTGACCTCCAGGCTACTGCTGGCCGATGGGTCCCCAGGCCCACAACGCCCAGGCCGCCGATGCCGGCGCGCCGGGCTGCGTCCCATCCATGAAGTATTCAGTGTAACGCTGGTCGGGGGGAGTGCTGTCCGTTGCCGGCGCTCCGCCTAAACGGTCGAGCTCGGCGGTCGCGATGCCTGCCGGCACGTCGTCCCAGGTGCCGGCCGGTTGATTCCCCTGATAGTAGTGCGCGATCATGTCGCCCCAGATCGGAGCGGCCAGGGTGCCACCGGCCGCGCCCGCCACGATCGGCTGCGGCGTGTCGAAGCCCAACCACACGCCGGCCACGACGTCGGGCGTCATGCCGACGAACCACACGTCGGTGTTGTCGTTGGTCGTGCCGGTTTTCCCCGCGACTGGAATGGC
This genomic stretch from Gemmatimonadaceae bacterium harbors:
- a CDS encoding aconitase family protein, producing the protein MFLTESPELVKRQLAGEDLPFDPRAPAGTPLHPKLRDNISTDEITPAYICYYFDETLGDFPYLGLKCGDEFPIVRGSVRAGHFVASVSGKRRGKGSSREQSPYAELVAGIKLVIAENIERIYRENCQNLGVFTSTDFGLIERVRRGEDIPLSEFTKDEGGISRGIIEYGGLFNYNLARLQGKVAVPTVTTPRRPMTIAEKIFAKHWVADPSSGAIGVPAVKPGDQGFVRTDIRFSHEYVTPMAAIFFDQLVGPDEPVNDPSSVFFFRDHLTFLDQVMRPEHVQMGLLDVANQLESKQREFAAAKGIKLYGQLDHRLNLHGALAAAGSEAICHSKILEAHAQPGQVIIGSDSHTPHAGAVGCIAFGVGTTAIFNSWITNDVRVEVPKSFKVVVRGRKPPNITAKDFMLEILRHPYIKSGEAIGQIIEYAGEAVEALSVDERATMTNMAAEVGAFTGIIAPDERTVEYLVAQRGMSAESARALCDGLRSDPDASYVKVIEIDASTLRPMLALPGDPGNGLYVDELPGEVRIDIAYAGSCTAGKKEDMDMYARVFAEALERGERVAQHVRCFIQCGSREVFEYCQERGYDRVFADVGATFVEPSCGACINAGPGVSRTKEEVTISAINRNFPGRSGPGQLYLASPYTVAASAIAGRIVEWTSGHDERDAARTDELVHA
- a CDS encoding alpha/beta hydrolase; translation: MRGEFVDVGGARIYYYATGTRGAGEPVVLIHGFPTSSHLWRDVAPLIPEGHRVVVIDLLGYGRSDPPNGRDLSIKGHAERVIGLLDALRISYASIVGHDLGGGIAQYLAVRHPTRVARLALIDSVAFDDWPTRQLKLARTTLPLTRFLPATWILSMLRSELERGYAHEDNGARSIDIYVRPFCHPSGRDVLVSHLEALDAEETIALQQRLKDIVAPTAIVSGAHDPFLPPALAKRLQATIPGSSLDIISDVRHFTPEEAPETISTILSAWLQR
- a CDS encoding protein kinase, encoding MTDPMRDRVTAAVGDAYQVNAEVGRGGMAVVYRAMDLRLKRPVAIKVLPPELAFREDVKRRFLREAQTAAQLSHPNIVPIFSVDERDGIVFFVMGLVDGESLAARIARGPLSIADARRILGDVAGALAYAHAHGVVHRDVKPDNILIEREGGRPMVTDFGIARAVEADSRLTVTGIAVGTPAYMSPEQALGERDVDGRSDIYSLGVVAYQALSGVLPFHASNTPAMMMKHISETPRPLRSLRPDIPAPLEGAIARALVKRPEDRWPTATAFRDALLRDEAPRVPWQHTPASAPPRIAPPAGAWPPPADNTRVAPANAAPANPAPTRPPPIIAPQPLGASAVVPPLHYAAQALSARDLRRMSRSERFLSRPIEERITVFRRNLASTGIVVVMLAGINVLTSPEFPWFLFVALAMGASVMKQWSALWAEGITWKRIFKKPDPDAVRTVGPGVAAPALPGPSQAEVDAARLAPPDVLAGPHGDAVRRAAADRATILAIIASLGKADRDLIPDVEPTVDGLAQRTASIAQMLHHLDRDLSPSAMGELEQRIATVKREPDATTEHERRLSLLERQHASLLQLTSRRERLVGQLESVGIALGNLKLDLLKLRASGVQSAIGEVNSATVEARALSRDIGHVLEAADEVRKI
- a CDS encoding protein kinase, which encodes MLDPTATSSDAELNALVERALAANYELDRELGRGGMGIVYRAKDRRLKRMVAIKVLPPELGFRGEIKSRFLREAETAAQLSHPDIVPIYSVDEREGLVFFVMACVDGDTLAKRLVERGPLPVDEARRILREVADALAYAHARGVIHRDIKPDNILLGEDGRAMVTDFGIARAIQEGADSRLTATGVAIGTPAYMSPEQAAGDREIDGRSDLYSLGIVGYQMLAGQLPFQASSTAAMLMKHISERPAPLDQVRPDVPPDLSAAIMALLEKEPSNRFPSAAAFEAVMSGDTSQMPARSSQTTAPQTAWGSSPTMSQATWGPPATSPLPVAPYPAPAGLVPNQARHGAPTPDDIARWSAPEVSHFRSQFLKYFSVNLVIVLASVFWSSGLLFVTVIWSMIMAARYSRLWSAGYDWRDVFHQPRDRRLIDVASETVEQAQSVFDKKKREELRLREQAARAALPSPTTPGGTPSADFGRYTDAVRRAEVDRGEILRLVMSLPASDQNLVNGVVPAAEGLYHRVQSLALSLVDLDRTSHPDDADRIEREITTLEAQANPLDYAASEDRVRRLARLKRDRRAVADAIKRRADTWAKLESCALALQGMRVDVLRLRAGGVASVSQHITLLTERARNLADEVDAAVGGVDEARRAAARGAR
- the lon gene encoding endopeptidase La yields the protein MAQRQTLPVLPLRGTVIFPGLTQPIAAGRPGTLRAIEAALKADRLVFAVAQRDNTDEPSPDILYSMGVIARIGQVQRGLGGVQLLLQGEQRATSLQYTTTDNYLAAVVVPVEEMNPLDEHDPAFEALHKEARERAAELGEKRGLPEEVVHQVLDSVTESGKFADLVAGYIDLSVPEKQGLLETLSVEERLRRVLVHVQRQIGLLEAQEEIKSQVQEELGQRQREMYLREQMKAIQKELGDDDQSREIEELREKLSKLELPKTARQEVERELGRLERSGRESMEAQVIRTYLEWIAELPWNTRSDDNLDLKHAAEVLDEDHYGLPDVKDRVLEFLAVRQLRAQELAAEVEKTGEFPAAKIRPRRDEATPSLTPTDDGRTITDKREAKARAMAKGPILLFVGPPGVGKTSIAKSIARALGREYVRASLGGARDEADIRGHRRTYVGAMPGRIVQGMKQAGTKNPVFLLDEVDKLGVSFQGDPASALLEVLDPAQNDTFTDHYLNVPFDLSEVLFIATANFIQNIPAPLLDRMEVVEFSGYTEREKAEIAKKYLIPRQLEESGLGGKGVTFDDDAVMRVVSSYTRESGVRQLERQIGAVARKVARRIASGEEVPHELTPGDVRELLGRPKVHPEHAAEENEVGVATGMYYTPAGGDIMFVEAAVRRLYGAASPGSITESGPLGTVSLILTGQLGDVMKESARAALTYAATHARRLKIAEDGLGSIEAHIHVPAGAIPKDGPSAGVTMATALVSALSGVPVRRDVAMTGEITLRGRVLPIGGLKEKVLGAHRAGITTIILPKENEADLEDIPEEVRRVLSFHPVTTLDEVFAIALAPNGAGANAHPPVEEEEPAGAR
- a CDS encoding twin-arginine translocase TatA/TatE family subunit codes for the protein MFGDIGIDKLLLILGIVLVFFGPRRLPELGATLGKGIRDFKRSLGGLDVDVPGVLPPAGTRPVHDDAAGAAPAEPKRLIQ